The genomic interval aGCTTGCACCAATTTTCTCAAGAACCAAAACATACCAAACACTGCGACGCTAAAGACCCCATCATAAAGTGTCTTGGAGAGCAAATTGCAAAAAGTGCCTCTTCATGCGTACATATCAAATCGAGAGTGTTGTAGGTCGCAAGGCAGCGACGCAACGCTTGCTTAGTAGACTATCTCTGTGAATGGTGCGGGGCACAAATGTTGTAGCACTTGCGCAATGTCATGCCTCCCCTTGCTCAattttaccgttttacctcccATTGCTTGTTAATTGCTCCATTTAAATCCAAATTGCATCTGAAATGTCCCAACAGCTTCTTTTGCTTGATAATTTATCtatgaactaaaataaatattaaatttctaagaACCAATAGATTTAGGCtgatacatttttcatttgactgtttattgttttgatattttcaagtgaagattttgattttggaattttgtgaaattttgtggtattttatatattaacttaaaaaaaatatttgggttgttgaaaaaattggtgtaagctcagaattgaaaaattaggagaaatatgagagtaactatattaaaaagatgaggatatctatataatttaatttaaaattgattcttttcgaacttaagaaaacttcaaacatattgatctgtaagaacattttttatttattttttaattattaaagatATTTTTATCACAAGGAATTAACCGTTTTTGTTCAAATACTAATGGTGGAGATTGTTCAAATACTAATGGTGGAGATATTTTTTAACTCCTATTaagttaagggtatttttgaaacattttgaaaatttaggggcattttttaaacaaaactttaatGGTTTCCATCTAAAACTAATGGCAAGTGTATTTTTTAActcattttgaaagtttaagaatatttttgaaacttttgaaatatcatgaacattttttacacaaaatgtAAAGTTTAGaagattttttataattttttttaaaattaacttttgaACTTTTGATATTATGTCTGTCCGAATATGTAATATGCCTTTAagctttcaaaaaatattttaatttagtcctAAATATTTATATGGTCTATCCAtatcttaaaaattaaaagcaaccacattattttatgatttgttTTGTACATAGAATCTTAGGGGACATTTCAAGAATTGAATTGATTATTATGGTCAATAGTTATTATATTTCGtggattataataatttatattttggatGCAGATTATTTTAGTATGAGTTAATGAGGACGAGAGAGAATAGATAGCAAAATAATAAACACAGTAATAAAAGAGGGATTTGAAATACCAATATTGTAATTAATTGTGAGTTATAATAGTTGGAAACATAAATCTACTATTATAATTGGAAGTCAATGGTATTATAATTAGAAGTCCAAATACTGAGTTAGCTATAATGACTCATTATATCCAATTGAATTAAGTTAGAGTCCAAATTGCTCCATGGTTTATTCTCAACTTACCTGTAATTTATATATGACGTGACTTATGGACATGTGATGCttcatatataaattttgaatttagaggctacaaaagtattttaaagtttttttctttaaaaaaaaacttaccctaaaattataattttgagCGTATTTTAGTGGGAATATTGAATCATCGACTTCTGAAATGAGGATAGATGTTTTGACAACATGATATTAAAAGTACTAAATTAGATTTGATGAGCCAATAAAACAAGTTGATAAAATATACTTGTTTTAATTTCAGGAGGAGAGGTGTTTCAATAAAAGGAATATGCTAATAAGAAGATTGAAAATGATGCTCAACAAAGAATTATTGATTGGTGATAGTTTGAAAGGATTGGAGGTTGTTGATGAATTGAAAAGGTTGGGATTGTCATATCACTTTCAAATggaaataaatcaaatattagagagtatgaatgaaaaattccaaaatgGAGGAGAGGGTTTAGAATGGAAAAACAAAAGCTTATATGCTACATCTCTTCATTTTAGAATTTCAAGGCAACACGGCTATCACATCCCTCTAGGTAGACTTTTGTTTTGCTccatataatttagtaaatcatttgagagaaaacatgtataattttttttttaaaaaaaataagaaactaaaattaaaatagttatcaaacaaattATTAAATCTACCTTTGCTTTTTagcctttaaaaataaaaaataaagccacttattaaataataatttgaattttttttttcatttacttgaaaattagcattattttccaatttttaatgtgtatttttttaatatttgaattatgtaACAAAAACACAAGcaaaaaagaaatctaattaGTTAAGACCTTTTTTAGTCaactataaaatttttaaataaaattacatttttattcaatttaagtTTCACGCACCCTTttctcaaacaaaaaaaaaNTTCCTATAAAAATTTGTTAAAGGTAGCTTTTTCCTTTTAGCTAGAACTTTGTTGGAggtatctctttcttttttcactttaaatatatatatatatttctttaatatttttttaaaaaaaattggcgAATGTCAGATTTTAATTAGGTGCAACAAGGACGGCACAAGAGATGAGTGTAACCCAACTGCATTAaagttttttcctttaaaaaggGTTCATGttctttctaaaattttaaaatgtatttttttccttttgagcTCTAAGAAATAGGTAAATAATAATGGATTTGAAAGATGGATGgcgtcatttttatttatttatttattttcatgtctacattaacaaaattaaatgattaagtCATTTTCATTGATTACATGTAGAGGTATTCAACAGGTTTAGGGATGAACTAGAAAATTTGGATAGTATTTGTGAAGAGAAAGCTAAAGGAATGTTATCATTTTACGAAGCTTCCTTCTTGGCAATGGAAGATGAAAGCTTTATGGATGAAGCCAGACAATTTGCCGTCCGACATCTTTCAAAATACCTTAAATCCAACAATAATGATGAAATAATTTGTACTATGATAAGCCATGCTCTTGAACTCCCACTTCATTGGAGAATGCCAAGATTGGAGGCTAGATGGTTTATCGATGTGTACCAAAAAAAACCCGAAGCAAATTCGATGTTGTTGGAATTAGCTAAACTAGACTTCAACGTTATCCAATCCATACATCTTGATGACCTAAAAGATGTATCTAGGTAATTAATAAGAGTCTATATGGAAGATGTTCTAAGCGTTAAAATAACtcagaaattaattattttcgaGTAGTTTAAAAAGTCATTTCAAATCGATATTAAGTTTCGTACCTATAATATTCTTCCATTTATTCATTCTCATATCTCTTTATTAACATATTGTAGTGGCTGTTTTGTTGTGTATGAAGGTGGTGGAAGAGCACAGGGCTTGGAGAAAAACTTGAGTTTGCAAGGGATAGATTGATGGCTAATTTCTTTTGGTCTGTGGGAATGGGATGTGAACCTCATCTTGGATATCTTAGAACAATGTCCACAAAAATTGCTTCATTAATAACAATTATTGATGATGTTTATGATGTCTATGGAACTTTGGACGAACTCGAACTCTTTACCGACGTCGTTGAGAGGTAATTTATCTTTTTCGTTCATTTCTGTGTACAAGAACTCTTTTAGCTTAGTGaagcaaacaaacaaacaataaaaacttgttgttttgttgaTATATTTTGGTTAAGGAATTATTTTGGTTAAGGAATTAAGTTCGAATATATTTCCTTTTATTATGTGAATTTGTTGTTACAATTTTGGATATAGTTTgttatagaaaattaaaatattttttagaaaatatcttTCTTCCAACGCATATTAACgtgaacaaaaaaattaaatatttcttttCACTCTACGTCGATGCCTCGTGCGTGGACAAAAATGAGCTTCCGCCATTTCTACTTTCTGCCGACATATCATGTTTGGGCAACAATTGCACTACTACTCACGTTTTTCCGTTGCATCGGCAAAAAGTTATTTCTATCCATATACCATGCATATAGAAATCACATTTCTATCCACGTTTTTCTATTCGTCGACAGAAAGTTTTTGTACCGACGTATGGTGCATGAGTAGATATCACACTTCTGCCTACAGTTGTAGTTGCGTCGGCAGAAACAACTTTTTGTCAATATAGCTTGCGTGGCCAAAAGTGAATTTCTACCAACGCTTTTTATTTTGTGTTGGCAGAAGTTCTAGCAATCAACTTCTGCCAAcgctttttaaaaaatacgGCGACACTTTTCTGCGTCGGTAGAGAGTAAAATTCTTATAGTGAGTCGATCCCACTACCCATAAAgttgttccttcttctatgAAAACACACCCTCCGGTGCCGCCAATCTAGTCAATTCATCTAGATGAAGATGCAACTAGAGGTGACATCGAGGACGCAATAGTATGTGTAGAGGAAGAGAATGTGGGTAGTGTGATAGGCTCATTGAGCTTGATGGGTTCGCAGCTATGGAGAAACCCATTTTCTTATCgaacaaattatttaattggaatcttttattatgttttgttttctccttctaataaaataatcttgCATGTTATGTTGTACTTACAGATGGGATATTGCTGCAATTGATTCATTACCAAATTACATGAAAATATGCTTTATTGCTCTCCACAACACCATCAACGATATGACTTTCCATGCAGCCAAAGATCATGGAGTTAATGtcattcaatattttaaaaaaatggtaacTTTCATTCTTATCGGAAACTTCTGTTTTTCATTACACAAAATCATTCTTAGCAACTCAGCATTAAATATTGTAGTGGATAGATTTATGCAAAAAAGCATTCTTGGTAGAGGCAAAGTGGTATTACACCAATTATAAACCAACATTCCAAGAGTATTTGGACAATGCATGGATCTCAGTATCAGGatctcttcttctccttcatgcTTATGTCTTTGCCACAAACTCAATTACAATAGAAGCTTTGGAATGCTTGCAAGATTATCCTCatattattcaacattcatCCGTCATCTTTTGTCTTGCCAACGACTTAGCTTCATCATCGGTATTTCTTCTAAAATAATATCCTTAATCCTACTTGTATATGCTATTAAATATTTCTTAATATTGATAAcgaaatttttctaaatagGAGGAAGCAAAGAGAGGAGAAGTCACTAAATCTATTCAATGCTACATGAATGACACAGGTGCTTCAGAACAAGAAGCACGACGATGTATAAAGGATTTTATTATGGAATCATGGAAGAAAATGAATGAAGAAGTTCAAACTTTGAATTCTTCACCATTATTCTCAAAGGGTTTCATTGAAATAGCCTTAAATCTAGCTAGAGTTTCTCACACAGTCTATCAACATAGAGATGGTCACACTGTTGAAGATTATGAGACCATGGATCGTGTATTATCTTTATTTATCGAGCCTGCTTAGATTCAGACATACAAACTtcaaatattgtattttttgttGGATTAATGTGCAGAGAGTCAAATGGTAGTTAGAAACTAGTTTTAATTAAGGAGAAAGGAAAAGCTCCTCTTTAGACATATGGAAAAAGGGCCTATTGTAAAGTAATGGACTtccatttaaatatataaacaaaaaaattaaggtATGTCTAGATTTATGCACAAAGATTCGTAGACTTGGTATaaatttttatgtatatataaaaattacttCTTCTAAGTGTATTGAGATGACTTAAATATGTTACCTCCCCATCTAAAAGGAACAGAGAAGGCATGGAATAGGAATATGTTCTCACTTCTAAAAGGAGTTGGAAAATAATCGGATCCTATAGTTTTTTGTTTCAGTTCAATCATCTTCTCGAAGATAATAAAACTGATTTTTCTTCTGTCCATAGATATAGCTAATACACCATTAGTGaatcacataaatatatttgttgttttcttCAAGATGTATGGTTTGAACATATGTCCATAGATATAGCTAATACACCATTAGTGaatcacataaatatatttgttgttttcttCAAGATGTATGGTTTGAACATAAAGATCGATTAAATTCACTAGAGACACTTTTATTACCTATGGCAGATCTAGATGCAATCTTTATTAAACCAACAAGGATTGTGGGGTATTATTGTTTGAAAAACTAAAGATAATTTCTAGGTAGGTGACCACCGAACCCTTGACCTTTTAGTCATTTATTAAGACTTTTTTTTACCACTAGACCAACCTATGATGATTAACTTAATTAAGGTGTAAAAATATTTGTCTATAAATTTAGGCACTTGATCCAGCTTTTCTGCATCAAGTAGGTCGTCTACTTGAGATTACTTAAACTAGAGTTCCTATAATCGAATTTACAAGTTAGTGATTCATTCCTTTAAACTAGATTGTTTAGTGAGCGTAATTGAAAAGCCAAAATAAACGAGGACACGTCTGTTGAGTGCCTGAGTATCTATGAAAATACCACCTTAAGAATCACTTGTATTTATATTCCATTCCTCCAAACAGGTCCAAAGTAAAATTAATGGAAAACACAGTTATCAAGTCAAATGATAAACAAGAAACTCAGAGTCAAGACGAAACAATCCTCCAATGATGGTGGTGGCAATAATCTGCAAACTGGGATACCTTTTTATCTTTTCTATCATTCAATACATCCCCACTATTTCCATTATCACTTCTCAATTTAGAGACACCAGAGTATTGCTGAGAAAAGATGAATGTGAATCATAGATTCATAACAAaagggacaaaaaaaaaatggaggatCATCCGAGCTAGTTTTGAAGTTActgcattttatttatttgccaAAAAGTTGAGTCTGGAAAGCAGTGGCAGAAGTGTGTGAATATACTACAGGGGAAACCAAAAAGATTGTTGATGTATCGTATCCTGCTCTAATGGCTACTGTAATGACAAGGGCATAATGGAAAGTAAAATCCACCATTGCAATGCCAGATAGATGAAAACGTAGAACACTCATTGTATAAAATGCTATCAAATTATGTAATCTGACCATTCGGATATGAAAGAAGTATGGTCCATGGACTCTCCAGGAATATCCTCAAGCTGTGATGGCTTCTCCTTTCCCCCCACCAGTCTTGCGGGATTGCCCACAGCAGTCGTTCGTGGTGGCACATCAATTAGCACCACCGATCCTGCCCCGATTTTAGCTCCTTCTCCAATCTTCACATTGCCGAGAATGGTGGCTCCAGCGCCAATTAAAACTCCATCCCCAATCTTTGGATGCCTGTCTCCGCACATCTTTCCTGTTCCTCCAAGAGTGACATGATGAAGAATTGAGACATTGTTGCCTATCACTGCCGTCTCACCCACCACTACACCAGTAGCATGATCGAACAGAATGCCTTTCCCAATTCTTGCTGCGGGGTGAATGTCGACGGCAAAGACATCAGCAATGCGAGATTGAAGTGCCAGTGCTAGTGGCCTACGTGATTGATTCCACAGCTTGTGAGCCACACGATGGGCCTAAACGAGAAATGACTTACAGTATTAGTAAAACCAAATAGACCATATAGTTcataaaatattcaaaacaaGAGACACAATTACACAAAAATGTCCTTGGACTACACAAAGCATTTAAACATAAAAGATGCTTTTACATTTAGAGCCACACGATGAGTCTAAATGAGAAATGACTACTGTATTAGTAAAACCAAATATTCCATATAGTTcataaaatattcaaaacaaGAGAAATATTCCATATAGTTcataaaatattcaaaacaaGAGACACAAATCTACATTTGGTAACTTTTCCTAAGACATGTATGTATCCAATAAAGAATCAGCATGTGAAAAGTCCTTATTCTTTGTTCTATATATCATTACCTTTTGTATTTCTGCTTGTGCTTtagatgcaaaaaaaaaaaaaaaaaaaatgtccccAGTCAACTTATAAAATCACAATCTTTGAAGCAGTAAATAGAACAATGAACAGACTGATCAAATCTAAGAACACATCAATTTTCAACTCATCAAAATGAACCCCAAGAAAAACGCCATTTCACCAAATTCAGAAGAAAATTGCAATTTACAATCTCTCACCTGGCAGGCTAAGAATCCTTTGTAATTGAGGAGGCAATGTGAGAATGAAACACAAGCTGGGTCGCGTTCACGAGCCGCTCGCAAATCAGCGACAGCGGCTGATCGTAGACAGTAATCAGTGGAGAAAGCGTTGAGGAAAAGATCATAAAGGAGAGTAGAAAGAAGTGTGGAGGAGCAAAGTTTGTTCCCCAAATGAAACGAAAGTGATCTCTCGAGCGATGAATGCGACAAAATCGTCGAGTAAAGATAGCTAGCCAATGCAGGCTCTGACTCGGCGTCTCGCCGTGCCTCTGCTTTAATCTGCCCCCATAGCCATGTCTCATCGTTGTTCATAGTAGACTCCACCACCGTCGTTGGAGACTGAGACGAAAACCGAAGCTCACTGACTGGCATGGCTGGAAAAATGGAAGTAAAGTAACTAAACTACAAACGACGGCAATATAACCAATAGTGAGAGGAAATGAAATGGAAATCTAGAATGCTATGGTCTTAAACCAAGAATTAACAttgtcaaaaaaagaaaaataaaaaagggtaCAATGACTAAACTACAAACTATGACAATATAACCGATAAcaagggaaaatgaaatgacaaTCTAGAACTCTGTGGCCCTGAACCTGAACTTGACATTGTCAAAAAAATGGAAGTACAATGACTAAACTATAAACAATTGTCATCGATAACAAAGAGAAATAAGTGAAAATCTAGAATTCCATGCGCCCACCAATATGACAAGAGTGGTTTCCATTTGGCTCCAAAAACGGCTAAATTTGGTTACAGGTCGAATGCTATTTTCCATGCAGAAATTATAGAAACTGTACATTTGCGAGGGCCTTTAAACGAACAGCAATTTACAAAGATGCACTTTATgttgtcaatttttattttttctttctaaacttAACAATGCCTCTTTGAGTTCAACAATTGCAGGTGTAAGAATCAAACTATCAACCTGATAATCAATAACTGTTGGAGTGCCTTGAATTTGTTATgtggcgcttcgaacaaccaagtacgggaTCTCGTTGTCCGGTCAGCGAGCCGAGGTCTAAGGCGTGGGTTTGGGAGCAATGCCCCTGAAAcctattcaaaatttatagttagcatatttaataatttatggttatttacgattatgaccctagggCTTAGAAAAGTGcaatatataaactctctaaccctagtggcattgttttgtattctgaaaacattctttctaataatattgttctctttTTGCCCCGTAGACATAGCTAACatactgttagtgaaccatgtatgtgtgtcgatcttccctcatgttttcttttttgtattatttactTGTCAATTTCGTAACAAACTGGCATCAGGACCTATTAGTTAGGGTTTCGAAATTCCGCATTTGTTCGACAATTAAGAATGTCTGGCGTAAATGtaaaaatcaacaaaatcgCCAGGAGGAACAGTTTCAATTTATGGAAAATTAACATGCGATCCCAGCTAAAGCAATGGGGTTATGGGCACCGCTGACTGGTGAGTCAAAGAAGGCAACTGCGGATGACGAAGAATGGAAGACTCTAGAGGAGAAGGCTCATTTGACGATCATGTTATGTTTGGCTGATGACGTCATCATCGAGGTCGCTGATGAAGATACTGTCGCTAGTCTTTGGTTGAAGTTGGAAAGTCTTTACATGACGAAATCTTTAACCAAAAAGTTGTCTATGAAGAAATGTCTGTATCATCCACGTATGCAGGAAGCTACATCTCTTCGAGAccatcttgatcaattaaataaaatcttatttgATCTGCGTAACGTAGAGATTAAGGTTGATAATAAGGATGCTACCTTAATTTTGTTGATATCTTTACCCCCATCGTATGGGACTTTCGTTGACTCATATATTGGAGGGAAGAAACTTTGACCTTGAATATACAAAGTCCACGTTGCTTACGAGAGAGAACCGTCAGAATGCAGTAAGTTCAGGTACAAAAAGTCAGGCATCTGGATTAGCTACTGTAGGGAGCAAGGGGCATAAAAATTCTGATAAGCAAAAGTCGaaccaaaaaaataaatctcCGAAGTCCAAGTGTTCTAAGTCAAAAGATGGTTGTCACTATTGTAAAGAAAATGAGCATTGGAAAACCAAATGTCCTAAACTAAAAAGGTGTcgggaaaagaaggaaaagagtgaCAAAAAAGAAGTCTCTTCCCTTGTTATACAAATTGAGATTAATTCTGAAGAAGTTGAGATCAATTCTGAAGGAGATCTAGCTTTAGTTATGAATGGGTTGAGATCAATTCTGAAGGAGATCTAGCTTTAGTTATTAATCCT from Benincasa hispida cultivar B227 chromosome 10, ASM972705v1, whole genome shotgun sequence carries:
- the LOC120087917 gene encoding terpene synthase 10-like isoform X2 — its product is MRMSILHLPLPLYPPISHLTSTQSNLPSSPNFYVLCQMDKTSMVLIRKVSHNFIVRRSANYRPPIWKHEFIQSLKSEFMEERCFNKRNMLIRRLKMMLNKELLIGDSLKGLEVVDELKRWWKSTGLGEKLEFARDRLMANFFWSVGMGCEPHLGYLRTMSTKIASLITIIDDVYDVYGTLDELELFTDVVERWDIAAIDSLPNYMKICFIALHNTINDMTFHAAKDHGVNVIQYFKKMWIDLCKKAFLVEAKWYYTNYKPTFQEYLDNAWISVSGSLLLLHAYVFATNSITIEALECLQDYPHIIQHSSVIFCLANDLASSSEEAKRGEVTKSIQCYMNDTGASEQEARRCIKDFIMESWKKMNEEVQTLNSSPLFSKGFIEIALNLARVSHTVYQHRDGHTVEDYETMDRVLSLFIEPA
- the LOC120088105 gene encoding serine acetyltransferase 5 isoform X1, with amino-acid sequence MPVSELRFSSQSPTTVVESTMNNDETWLWGQIKAEARRDAESEPALASYLYSTILSHSSLERSLSFHLGNKLCSSTLLSTLLYDLFLNAFSTDYCLRSAAVADLRAARERDPACVSFSHCLLNYKGFLACQAHRVAHKLWNQSRRPLALALQSRIADVFAVDIHPAARIGKGILFDHATGVVVGETAVIGNNVSILHHVTLGGTGKMCGDRHPKIGDGVLIGAGATILGNVKIGEGAKIGAGSVVLIDVPPRTTAVGNPARLVGGKEKPSQLEDIPGESMDHTSFISEWSDYII
- the LOC120088105 gene encoding serine acetyltransferase 5 isoform X2, coding for MNNDETWLWGQIKAEARRDAESEPALASYLYSTILSHSSLERSLSFHLGNKLCSSTLLSTLLYDLFLNAFSTDYCLRSAAVADLRAARERDPACVSFSHCLLNYKGFLACQAHRVAHKLWNQSRRPLALALQSRIADVFAVDIHPAARIGKGILFDHATGVVVGETAVIGNNVSILHHVTLGGTGKMCGDRHPKIGDGVLIGAGATILGNVKIGEGAKIGAGSVVLIDVPPRTTAVGNPARLVGGKEKPSQLEDIPGESMDHTSFISEWSDYII
- the LOC120087917 gene encoding terpene synthase 10-like isoform X1 produces the protein MRMSILHLPLPLYPPISHLTSTQSNLPSSPNFYVLCQMDKTSMVLIRKVSHNFIVRRSANYRPPIWKHEFIQSLKSEFMEERCFNKRNMLIRRLKMMLNKELLIGDSLKGLEVVDELKRLGLSYHFQMEINQILESMNEKFQNGGEGLEWKNKSLYATSLHFRISRQHGYHIPLEVFNRFRDELENLDSICEEKAKGMLSFYEASFLAMEDESFMDEARQFAVRHLSKYLKSNNNDEIICTMISHALELPLHWRMPRLEARWFIDVYQKKPEANSMLLELAKLDFNVIQSIHLDDLKDVSRWWKSTGLGEKLEFARDRLMANFFWSVGMGCEPHLGYLRTMSTKIASLITIIDDVYDVYGTLDELELFTDVVERWDIAAIDSLPNYMKICFIALHNTINDMTFHAAKDHGVNVIQYFKKMWIDLCKKAFLVEAKWYYTNYKPTFQEYLDNAWISVSGSLLLLHAYVFATNSITIEALECLQDYPHIIQHSSVIFCLANDLASSSEEAKRGEVTKSIQCYMNDTGASEQEARRCIKDFIMESWKKMNEEVQTLNSSPLFSKGFIEIALNLARVSHTVYQHRDGHTVEDYETMDRVLSLFIEPA